Proteins encoded by one window of Deinococcus radiodurans R1 = ATCC 13939 = DSM 20539:
- the gltX gene encoding glutamate--tRNA ligase, translating into MSAPSSPRVTRIAPSPTGDPHVGTAYIGLFNHTLARQSGGRFILRVEDTDRNRYVPDSEKRIFQMMQWLNLTPDESPLQGGPNGPYRQSERFDLYGDYARQLVQSGHAYYAFETSDELAALREEAQKAGHVIAIPSRDLGAAQAQARVDAGEPAVIRLKVDRDGETVVNDLLRDPIHFANKEIDDKVLLKADGFPTYHLANVVDDRLMQVTHVVRAEEWITSTPIHVLLYRAFGWPEPVFAHMPLLRNADKSKISKRKNPTSVEWYQNQGFLPEAMLNFLATMGWTHPDGQEIFDLAEFERVFRLEDVTLGGPVFDLAKLRWYNGKYLREVLSEDDVARRLHAFLMQNKVTLPSVDGPQDPYFRAVTHLMIPRLEVFADFMDKTLYFWSEDYPVNEKAQKAIDAGKELLPELAARLKNLPTFDAASIKEMFHAYAEEKGLKMGKVMPPIRAAVAGTMESPDLPEMLEALGRERVLARVEKAAR; encoded by the coding sequence ATGTCTGCTCCCAGCTCCCCGCGCGTGACCCGCATTGCCCCCAGCCCCACCGGCGACCCGCACGTCGGCACGGCGTACATCGGGCTGTTCAACCACACCCTCGCCCGCCAGAGCGGAGGCCGCTTCATCCTGCGGGTGGAGGACACCGACCGCAACCGCTACGTCCCCGACAGCGAAAAACGCATTTTCCAGATGATGCAGTGGCTGAACCTCACCCCCGACGAAAGCCCGCTGCAAGGCGGTCCCAACGGGCCTTACCGCCAGTCCGAGCGCTTCGACCTCTACGGCGACTACGCCCGTCAGCTCGTGCAGAGCGGGCACGCCTACTACGCCTTCGAAACGTCCGATGAACTCGCCGCCCTGCGTGAGGAAGCGCAGAAGGCCGGGCACGTCATCGCCATTCCCAGCCGTGACTTGGGCGCGGCGCAGGCGCAGGCGCGGGTGGACGCGGGCGAGCCGGCGGTCATTCGCCTGAAGGTGGACCGCGACGGCGAAACGGTGGTCAACGACCTGCTGCGCGACCCCATCCACTTTGCCAACAAGGAAATTGACGACAAGGTGCTGCTCAAGGCCGACGGCTTTCCCACCTACCACCTCGCCAACGTGGTGGACGACCGCTTAATGCAAGTCACCCACGTGGTCCGCGCCGAGGAGTGGATTACCTCCACGCCTATTCACGTACTGCTTTACCGCGCCTTCGGCTGGCCGGAGCCCGTGTTCGCGCACATGCCGCTGCTGCGCAACGCCGACAAATCCAAGATTTCCAAGCGCAAGAATCCCACCAGCGTGGAGTGGTACCAGAACCAGGGTTTCCTCCCCGAAGCGATGCTCAACTTTCTGGCGACGATGGGCTGGACGCACCCGGACGGCCAGGAAATCTTCGACCTCGCCGAGTTCGAGCGGGTCTTTCGTCTCGAGGACGTGACGCTCGGCGGCCCGGTCTTCGACCTCGCCAAGCTGCGCTGGTACAACGGCAAGTACCTGCGCGAAGTACTGAGCGAGGACGACGTGGCGCGGCGACTGCACGCCTTCCTGATGCAGAACAAAGTCACGCTGCCCAGCGTAGACGGCCCGCAGGACCCTTACTTCCGCGCCGTCACCCACCTGATGATTCCCCGCCTGGAAGTCTTCGCCGACTTCATGGACAAGACGCTCTACTTCTGGTCCGAGGATTACCCGGTGAACGAGAAGGCGCAGAAAGCCATCGACGCGGGCAAAGAGTTGCTGCCTGAGCTGGCCGCCCGCCTCAAGAACCTGCCGACCTTCGATGCCGCGAGCATCAAGGAGATGTTCCACGCCTACGCCGAGGAAAAGGGCCTGAAGATGGGTAAAGTGATGCCCCCCATCCGCGCCGCCGTCGCGGGCACGATGGAAAGCCCCGACCTGCCGGAGATGCTTGAAGCGCTGGGCCGCGAGCGCGTGCTGGCGCGGGTGGAAAAAGCCGCCCGCTGA
- a CDS encoding type 1 glutamine amidotransferase domain-containing protein, with protein sequence MTTSTPSNRILVVMSSAAQIPLQDGKNHNTGYFLNEFGVPAKRLTDAGYELVIATPRGSVPGMDHNSDHDMFFKNKEEHNEIKAFVGDVLSNTTIQTTEAVAAEGTQAYAALFLPGGHAPMADLMADPALGEILRQFHAAAKPTALICHAPTALLAAQADPVAFQKGMEAGEQPSAQDFTYQGYRVTVFANDEEEATEKTFEAPMLYYPADALTQGGAQVENGEAMKPNVVRDRELLTGQNPFSDEPFVAQLLEMLGGAKA encoded by the coding sequence ATGACGACTTCTACGCCTTCCAACCGCATCCTCGTGGTGATGTCGAGCGCGGCGCAAATCCCGCTGCAAGACGGCAAGAACCACAACACCGGCTACTTCCTCAACGAGTTCGGCGTGCCGGCCAAGCGTCTGACCGACGCTGGGTACGAACTCGTCATCGCCACGCCGCGCGGCAGTGTGCCCGGTATGGACCACAACAGCGACCACGATATGTTCTTCAAGAACAAGGAAGAACACAACGAAATCAAGGCCTTTGTGGGCGACGTGCTGAGCAACACGACCATTCAGACCACCGAGGCCGTCGCCGCCGAGGGCACCCAGGCCTACGCCGCGCTCTTTTTGCCCGGCGGCCACGCCCCCATGGCCGACCTGATGGCCGACCCCGCGCTCGGTGAGATTCTGCGGCAGTTCCACGCCGCCGCCAAGCCCACCGCGCTGATTTGTCACGCGCCCACCGCGCTGCTCGCGGCGCAGGCCGACCCCGTCGCCTTCCAGAAGGGTATGGAAGCGGGCGAGCAGCCCAGCGCGCAGGACTTCACCTACCAGGGTTACCGCGTGACGGTGTTCGCCAACGACGAGGAGGAGGCCACCGAAAAGACCTTCGAGGCCCCCATGCTGTACTACCCCGCCGACGCACTCACGCAGGGCGGCGCGCAGGTGGAAAACGGCGAGGCGATGAAGCCCAACGTGGTCCGCGACCGCGAGCTGCTCACCGGCCAGAACCCCTTCAGCGATGAGCCGTTCGTGGCGCAGCTCCTGGAGATGCTCGGCGGGGCGAAGGCGTGA
- the sdaAB gene encoding L-serine ammonia-lyase, iron-sulfur-dependent subunit beta yields MSLLDMIGPVMIGPSSSHTAGACRLGLVAHHLLGEAPKDAKIGLHASFAKTGRGHGTHLALVAGLLGYSPDDPRLPQAFEQAQAAGLHFEFADVDLGDVHPNTAHIVLKGETQEVTVQGSSTGGGVILVTQVQGLGVNFSGASPTLLLRYTDAVGMIARIASSIAAAGVNIAALTCTRAARGGQALLAIELDAPPSPEALSFIASWQDVNWVRLLPKLMDG; encoded by the coding sequence ATGTCCCTCCTCGACATGATCGGTCCCGTCATGATCGGCCCGAGCAGCTCCCACACGGCGGGTGCTTGCCGCCTCGGGCTGGTGGCTCATCACTTGCTCGGCGAGGCTCCGAAAGACGCGAAAATCGGCCTGCACGCTTCCTTCGCCAAAACTGGACGCGGGCACGGCACGCACCTCGCGCTGGTTGCCGGGCTGCTCGGGTACTCGCCTGACGACCCCCGGCTGCCGCAGGCGTTCGAGCAAGCGCAGGCGGCGGGGCTGCATTTCGAGTTCGCCGACGTGGACCTCGGCGACGTGCACCCGAACACCGCCCACATCGTCCTGAAGGGCGAGACCCAGGAAGTCACCGTGCAGGGGAGCAGCACCGGCGGCGGCGTGATTCTGGTCACCCAGGTGCAGGGCCTCGGCGTGAATTTCAGCGGCGCGAGTCCCACCCTGCTGCTGCGGTACACCGACGCGGTGGGCATGATCGCCCGCATCGCCAGCTCCATCGCCGCCGCCGGGGTCAACATCGCCGCGCTGACCTGCACCCGCGCGGCGCGGGGTGGACAGGCACTGCTTGCCATCGAACTCGACGCGCCGCCTTCGCCCGAGGCCCTCTCCTTTATCGCGAGTTGGCAGGACGTGAACTGGGTGCGGCTGCTGCCCAAGCTGATGGACGGCTAA
- a CDS encoding DNA-formamidopyrimidine glycosylase, translating to MPELPEVETTRRKIEPLLRGKTIERIVHDAPHRYRNTERAHGRQVRGLTRRGKYLLLHLAAADAAEDEPHDLELIVHLGMTGGFRLEEGPHTRVTFELGSGEKLYFNDPRRFGKVVAVAPGDYASMPTLAAMGPEPLSDDFTEAEFVALAARCGPVKPWLLSQKPVSGVGNIYADESLWHARLHPAQTRLNADEAGRLYRAIREVMAAAVDKGGSSLGNGVGNYRQHDGEGGGFQHSHHVYGRAGQPCDRCGTPIEKIVLGQRGTHFCPVCQPLRTDRSA from the coding sequence ATGCCCGAACTGCCGGAAGTCGAAACCACCCGCCGCAAAATCGAGCCGCTGCTGCGGGGCAAGACCATCGAGCGCATCGTCCACGACGCCCCGCACCGCTACCGCAACACCGAGCGGGCGCACGGGCGGCAGGTGCGCGGGCTGACGCGCCGGGGCAAATACCTGCTGCTGCACCTCGCGGCGGCGGACGCGGCAGAAGACGAGCCGCACGACCTCGAACTCATCGTGCACCTCGGCATGACCGGCGGCTTCCGGCTGGAAGAAGGGCCGCATACCCGCGTCACCTTCGAACTCGGCAGCGGCGAAAAACTGTACTTCAACGACCCCCGGCGTTTCGGTAAGGTGGTGGCGGTGGCGCCCGGCGACTACGCGTCCATGCCCACCCTCGCGGCGATGGGCCCGGAGCCGCTCTCTGACGACTTTACCGAGGCCGAATTCGTCGCGCTCGCCGCCCGCTGCGGCCCGGTCAAGCCCTGGCTGCTCTCGCAAAAGCCGGTGAGTGGCGTGGGCAACATCTACGCCGACGAGAGCCTGTGGCACGCCCGCCTTCACCCCGCGCAGACCCGATTGAACGCGGACGAAGCCGGGCGCCTGTACCGCGCCATTCGTGAGGTGATGGCCGCCGCTGTAGACAAGGGCGGCAGCTCGCTCGGCAACGGTGTAGGCAACTACCGCCAGCACGACGGCGAGGGCGGCGGCTTTCAGCACTCGCACCATGTGTATGGGCGGGCCGGTCAGCCCTGCGACCGCTGCGGCACCCCAATTGAAAAAATCGTGCTGGGGCAACGGGGAACCCATTTTTGCCCGGTGTGTCAACCCCTCAGAACAGACCGGAGCGCATGA
- the murJ gene encoding murein biosynthesis integral membrane protein MurJ, with translation MTVPPAAPDPNAPPQGPASPAPAPSPVPKKSLQANTLIVMAGTLGSRLSGIVRQQVINLFDTTLTDAFNVAIKVPNLMRELLAEGALVNSFIPVYKTLDAAERRKLAQSFSGFLIAINLLLMALGIFAAPWVVGLLTSTHANIDRAIAIYMTQLVMPFLTLISLSAVAMGLLNADEHFRESSFAPVAFNIASIIALLLLPNNATWLAFGWLIGGVAQLLVQLPALRRFGLLPEPRLGGHPALGRVLKQMAPFTLTAGARQFLNLYVTRLLTDASQFKPGTQTGYANAEALFTMANGLFVVSPALAVFPRFSQHAAEGNWNEFRSLTAQTIRTSTFLAAPVSALLLVLAPYAVSVYNLKSGFDPNRFEAGSGILAGWALALIPWALVTILLRTFYARERTREAVTVSAIGFVLEVGLYRLLVPAFGLFGFGLSTTLSGILMAFALMLMYQRALGFPWQAVGDHLARVVPLALLSGIVAWLISRVMPAPGFFLPGLFGLAVAGGAGLLVYLLGATLLKMPEMAGLLRRLKR, from the coding sequence GTGACTGTGCCGCCCGCTGCCCCCGATCCCAATGCGCCGCCCCAGGGACCAGCTTCGCCCGCCCCCGCGCCCAGCCCGGTGCCCAAAAAGTCGCTCCAGGCCAATACCCTGATCGTGATGGCTGGGACGCTCGGCTCGCGGCTGTCGGGCATCGTGCGCCAGCAGGTCATCAACCTCTTCGACACCACGCTCACCGACGCCTTCAACGTGGCGATCAAGGTGCCCAACCTGATGCGCGAGCTGCTTGCCGAGGGCGCCCTCGTCAACTCGTTCATTCCGGTCTACAAGACGCTGGACGCCGCCGAACGCCGCAAACTCGCCCAGAGCTTCAGCGGGTTTTTGATCGCCATCAACCTGCTGCTGATGGCGCTCGGCATCTTCGCCGCGCCGTGGGTGGTGGGGCTGCTGACTTCGACCCACGCCAACATTGACCGCGCCATAGCGATCTACATGACGCAGCTCGTCATGCCTTTTCTCACGCTTATCAGTCTCTCGGCGGTGGCGATGGGGCTGCTCAACGCCGACGAGCACTTCCGCGAAAGCAGCTTCGCGCCCGTCGCCTTCAACATCGCCAGCATCATCGCGCTGTTGCTGCTGCCCAACAACGCGACCTGGCTCGCCTTCGGCTGGCTGATCGGCGGGGTGGCGCAACTGCTGGTGCAGCTCCCGGCGCTGCGGCGCTTTGGTCTGCTGCCTGAGCCGCGGCTGGGGGGTCACCCGGCGCTGGGGCGGGTGCTGAAGCAGATGGCGCCTTTTACCCTCACCGCCGGGGCGCGGCAATTTCTGAACCTATACGTGACGCGGCTGCTGACCGACGCCTCGCAGTTCAAGCCCGGCACCCAGACCGGCTACGCCAACGCCGAGGCGCTGTTTACGATGGCGAACGGCCTGTTCGTGGTGTCGCCCGCGCTCGCGGTGTTTCCGCGCTTTTCTCAGCACGCCGCCGAGGGCAACTGGAACGAGTTCCGCTCGCTGACCGCGCAGACCATTCGCACCAGCACCTTCCTCGCCGCGCCGGTGAGTGCGCTGCTGCTGGTGCTCGCGCCCTACGCGGTCAGCGTCTACAACCTCAAGTCCGGCTTCGACCCCAACCGCTTCGAGGCCGGGTCGGGCATTCTCGCCGGGTGGGCGCTGGCGCTGATTCCCTGGGCGCTCGTGACCATCCTGCTGCGGACCTTCTATGCCCGCGAGCGCACCCGCGAGGCGGTCACCGTCAGCGCCATCGGCTTCGTGCTGGAAGTGGGGCTGTATCGGCTGCTGGTGCCAGCGTTCGGGCTGTTCGGCTTCGGCCTGAGCACCACCCTTAGCGGCATCCTGATGGCCTTCGCCCTGATGCTGATGTACCAACGCGCGCTGGGCTTTCCCTGGCAGGCGGTGGGCGACCACCTCGCGCGCGTGGTGCCGCTCGCCCTGCTGTCGGGCATCGTCGCCTGGCTGATTTCGCGGGTGATGCCGGCCCCCGGGTTCTTCTTGCCGGGCCTGTTTGGGCTCGCGGTGGCGGGTGGAGCGGGGCTGCTCGTCTACCTGCTCGGCGCCACGCTGCTGAAGATGCCGGAGATGGCGGGGCTGCTGCGGCGACTGAAACGCTGA
- a CDS encoding pyroglutamyl-peptidase I, translated as MPTLLLTGFEPFHTHPDNPSAQAAQELHGLELPGGWGVHSALLPVEPHAAGAALTRLLSEQDPGAVLLTGLAAGRPQVTLERVGVGVMDFQIPDNAGQTYRDQPIEPDAPAAYLATLPLRAILAAWREAEIPGDISNSAGLYVCNFVLYHALHWLREHGRGAVPCGFLHVPANAAVALAVPADRPPLPYLPQSEITRAVRVAAEAITAQSSVLQMGKM; from the coding sequence ATGCCCACGCTGCTGCTGACCGGATTCGAGCCGTTTCACACCCACCCCGACAACCCGAGCGCCCAGGCGGCGCAAGAGCTGCACGGGCTGGAGCTGCCGGGCGGCTGGGGCGTTCACTCGGCGCTGCTGCCGGTGGAACCCCACGCGGCGGGGGCGGCGCTGACACGGCTGCTGAGCGAACAGGACCCCGGCGCGGTGCTGCTCACCGGCCTCGCGGCGGGGCGGCCCCAGGTGACGCTCGAGCGGGTGGGGGTCGGGGTCATGGACTTCCAGATTCCCGACAACGCCGGGCAGACCTACCGGGACCAGCCGATTGAGCCGGACGCCCCCGCCGCCTACCTCGCCACGCTGCCGCTGCGGGCGATTCTGGCGGCGTGGCGCGAGGCCGAGATTCCCGGTGACATTTCCAACTCGGCGGGGCTGTATGTCTGCAACTTCGTGCTCTACCACGCCTTGCACTGGCTGCGTGAACACGGGCGCGGCGCGGTGCCGTGCGGCTTTTTGCACGTCCCGGCGAACGCGGCGGTGGCCCTCGCGGTGCCGGCGGACCGGCCACCTCTCCCCTACCTGCCGCAAAGCGAAATCACGCGGGCGGTGCGGGTGGCGGCGGAGGCAATAACCGCTCAGAGCAGCGTCCTCCAGATGGGAAAGATGTGA
- a CDS encoding AAA family ATPase, with translation MKRVLIVGSPGAGKSTLAKTLAAQTGLPLTHLDDLSWEPGWVRVEQTVWHARLGRAIAADDWILDGNILTTLLRVAYRADTVVYLLPPRWLCLWRIYQRAAIGQFPHGERWQGWPTRELLRSLWQFPAQADWQLAQLRTVPGLRLVVLRSDAEARAFLARLPGGWATLHP, from the coding sequence ATGAAACGTGTCCTGATCGTCGGCAGTCCCGGCGCGGGCAAAAGCACCTTGGCCAAGACACTGGCGGCGCAAACGGGCCTGCCGCTCACCCATCTGGACGACCTCTCGTGGGAGCCGGGCTGGGTCCGGGTGGAGCAGACGGTGTGGCATGCGCGGCTGGGCCGGGCCATCGCTGCCGACGACTGGATTCTCGACGGCAACATCCTGACCACCTTGCTGCGGGTCGCCTACCGCGCCGACACCGTGGTTTATCTGTTGCCGCCGCGCTGGTTGTGTTTGTGGCGCATCTATCAGCGGGCCGCGATCGGGCAGTTTCCGCACGGCGAACGCTGGCAAGGCTGGCCCACCCGCGAACTGCTGCGCAGCTTGTGGCAGTTTCCCGCTCAGGCCGACTGGCAACTCGCCCAGCTCCGCACGGTGCCGGGCCTGCGGCTGGTCGTGCTCCGCAGCGACGCAGAAGCCCGTGCCTTTCTCGCCCGTCTGCCCGGAGGCTGGGCTACCCTCCACCCATGA
- the pdxH gene encoding pyridoxamine 5'-phosphate oxidase yields the protein MTDLTSLRLSYTRAELRREDLNPDPLRQFQGWFEEAQQADLTEPYALQLATADAQGRPSVRTVLLRGADERGLTFYTNYESHKGHDLAANPQAEVLFYWAELERQVRAFGTVSRVPEAESNDYFHKRPRESQLAAHASTPQSAPVENRAALEAKFAALHEQFPEGTTIPRPAFWGGYRVQVQEWEFWQGRPNRMHDRFRYARDGDGWRLDRLMP from the coding sequence ATGACCGACCTGACCTCCCTGCGCCTCTCCTACACCCGCGCCGAGCTGCGCCGCGAAGACCTGAACCCCGACCCGCTGCGGCAGTTTCAGGGCTGGTTCGAGGAAGCGCAACAAGCCGACCTCACCGAGCCCTACGCCCTGCAACTCGCCACAGCGGACGCGCAGGGCCGCCCCAGTGTCCGTACCGTGCTGCTGCGCGGCGCCGACGAGCGCGGGCTGACTTTCTACACCAACTACGAGTCGCACAAGGGCCACGACCTCGCCGCCAATCCGCAGGCCGAGGTGCTGTTTTACTGGGCCGAGCTGGAGCGGCAGGTGCGGGCGTTCGGCACGGTCAGCCGGGTGCCGGAGGCCGAGTCGAACGATTACTTCCACAAGCGCCCCCGCGAAAGCCAGCTCGCCGCCCACGCGAGTACGCCGCAAAGTGCGCCCGTCGAGAACCGCGCCGCCCTGGAAGCCAAGTTTGCCGCGCTGCACGAGCAGTTTCCCGAAGGGACGACTATTCCCCGTCCGGCCTTCTGGGGTGGCTACCGGGTGCAGGTGCAGGAGTGGGAGTTCTGGCAGGGCCGCCCCAACCGCATGCACGACCGCTTTCGCTACGCGCGTGACGGGGACGGCTGGCGGCTCGACCGGCTGATGCCCTGA
- a CDS encoding FAD-dependent oxidoreductase yields MTSYTPERPLRVAVIGSGPSGIYAAEALLKQTEFPVEVDVYDRLPTPYGLVRYGVAPDHLTIKSVTKGFEKTLSDPRVRFLGNVEFGRELSAEDARAHYDAVMYTVGASSDRRLNIPGEDLQGSMSATEFVAWYNGHPDAATREMLLSAEGVAVIGVGNVALDVSRILAKTVNELRGSDIAPHALPVLERSSVKDIYILGRRGPAQAAFTTKELREFGELAGAEPVVKPAEVQLREEEEAQVTDNVKKKNIEVLRDFAVRTQEGKERRVHLRFLVSPVEILDDGEGRVAGLKVERNRLDEQGNAVGTGEYETLPVQLVLRSVGYRGVALPGVPFDDRRGVIPNEEGRVQGRPGEYTAGWIKRGPSGVVGTNRKDATDTVAHLLSDAREGKLLTPAHTTRAEVDALLAQKGADVFTFEDWQTLDAHELTQGQAQGRPRHKVARREDMLGLRKR; encoded by the coding sequence ATGACCTCCTACACCCCCGAACGCCCCCTGCGGGTTGCCGTCATCGGCTCTGGCCCCAGCGGGATCTACGCCGCCGAAGCCCTGCTCAAGCAGACCGAGTTCCCGGTGGAGGTGGACGTGTACGACCGTCTGCCCACCCCTTACGGCCTGGTGCGCTACGGCGTGGCGCCCGACCACCTCACCATCAAGAGCGTGACCAAGGGCTTTGAAAAGACGCTCTCCGACCCGCGCGTGCGCTTTCTCGGCAACGTGGAATTCGGCAGGGAACTGAGCGCCGAGGACGCCCGCGCCCACTACGACGCGGTGATGTACACCGTGGGGGCGAGCAGTGACCGCCGCCTGAACATTCCCGGCGAGGACCTGCAAGGCTCAATGAGCGCTACTGAATTCGTCGCCTGGTACAACGGCCACCCCGACGCGGCGACCCGCGAAATGCTGCTCAGCGCCGAGGGCGTGGCGGTTATCGGCGTGGGCAACGTGGCGCTGGACGTGAGCCGCATCCTTGCCAAGACGGTGAACGAGTTGCGCGGGTCCGATATTGCCCCGCACGCTCTGCCGGTGCTGGAGCGCTCCAGCGTCAAGGACATCTACATCCTGGGGCGGCGCGGCCCGGCGCAGGCGGCCTTTACCACCAAAGAACTGCGCGAATTCGGCGAACTCGCGGGCGCCGAACCTGTGGTCAAGCCCGCCGAGGTGCAGCTGCGCGAGGAAGAAGAAGCGCAGGTCACCGACAACGTGAAGAAGAAGAACATCGAAGTTCTGCGCGACTTCGCCGTTCGCACCCAGGAAGGCAAGGAGCGCCGCGTCCACCTGCGCTTCCTGGTCTCGCCAGTCGAGATTCTGGACGACGGCGAAGGCCGCGTGGCGGGCCTGAAGGTGGAGCGCAACCGCCTCGACGAGCAGGGGAACGCGGTGGGCACCGGCGAGTACGAGACGCTGCCCGTGCAACTGGTGCTGCGCTCGGTGGGCTACCGGGGCGTGGCACTGCCCGGCGTGCCGTTCGACGACAGGCGCGGCGTGATTCCCAACGAGGAAGGCCGCGTGCAGGGCCGCCCCGGAGAGTACACGGCGGGCTGGATCAAGCGCGGCCCGAGCGGCGTCGTCGGCACCAACCGCAAGGACGCGACCGACACGGTGGCGCACCTGCTCAGCGACGCCCGCGAGGGCAAACTGCTCACGCCCGCGCACACGACCCGCGCCGAGGTGGACGCCCTGCTCGCCCAGAAGGGCGCCGACGTGTTCACCTTCGAGGACTGGCAGACCCTCGACGCCCACGAACTCACCCAGGGTCAGGCACAGGGCCGCCCCCGGCACAAGGTGGCGCGGCGCGAGGACATGCTGGGGTTACGCAAACGCTGA
- a CDS encoding putative quinol monooxygenase: protein MSPVSVHAVLTPKPEHLTEVEAELRTMARASRQEEGNLRYDLARERTESGVRLHISERYRDEAAVQAHRDSAHYQAYRAKAGAWLAEPPQVSVLEEVDVAG, encoded by the coding sequence GTGAGCCCGGTCAGCGTCCACGCGGTCCTGACCCCCAAACCCGAACACCTGACCGAAGTCGAGGCCGAACTGCGGACCATGGCCCGCGCCTCGCGCCAGGAAGAGGGCAACCTGCGCTACGACCTCGCCCGCGAGCGGACGGAGAGCGGCGTGCGGCTGCATATCAGCGAGCGCTACCGCGACGAGGCCGCCGTGCAGGCCCACCGCGACTCGGCGCACTACCAGGCCTACCGCGCCAAAGCCGGCGCGTGGCTGGCCGAGCCGCCGCAGGTCAGCGTGCTCGAAGAAGTAGACGTGGCGGGCTAA
- a CDS encoding ABC transporter permease, with amino-acid sequence MSAPPPASRPAAFSWLLARAHLGRRRTQNLLTVLGIAVGVMVLIAALSLTNGFSGALVDATLRASPHLSLNSYTARPPSPDLERLIRSDRRVEAFTPFLADKGLLTRPAEQGRDAGVDFATLFGVTPAAAQVLQLPPAESRTLAALGPGQVLLGAALARSVGAFTGDTVRLLNSQQRRTELKVAGVFTTGNYLIDSAYAFTSLGTLQGLQQTGNVTGYQLRLHDPEQAREVGMALTGSQPYAALPWQDIYGTLLDQLALQKRVIAFVVFLIVIVAAFGIANVLTLAVFEKTQEIAILRAIGATQGVIVRTFVTEGMVLGLTGLALGNLLGLGIAAYFTVRPFQLPGDLYFITALPVQVRWQDLLWVNAVGLVTTLLAALIPARRAAGIEPARVLR; translated from the coding sequence ATGTCTGCTCCGCCTCCCGCCTCCCGACCCGCTGCCTTTTCGTGGCTGCTCGCCCGCGCTCACCTGGGGCGGCGGCGCACCCAGAACCTGCTGACGGTCCTCGGCATCGCGGTGGGCGTGATGGTCCTCATCGCCGCGCTGAGCCTCACCAACGGCTTTTCCGGGGCGCTCGTCGACGCCACCTTGCGGGCGAGTCCGCACCTCAGCCTCAACTCGTACACCGCTCGGCCCCCCAGCCCTGACCTCGAACGGCTCATTCGGTCCGACAGGCGGGTGGAGGCCTTTACCCCCTTTCTGGCCGATAAGGGACTGCTCACCCGCCCCGCCGAGCAGGGCCGCGACGCCGGGGTGGATTTCGCCACGCTGTTCGGGGTGACGCCCGCCGCCGCGCAGGTGCTGCAACTGCCGCCCGCCGAGAGCCGCACGCTGGCGGCGCTGGGACCGGGGCAGGTGCTGCTCGGCGCAGCGCTCGCCCGCTCGGTAGGCGCCTTTACCGGCGACACGGTGCGGCTGCTCAACTCGCAGCAGCGGCGCACTGAACTGAAGGTGGCGGGGGTGTTTACCACCGGCAATTACCTGATCGACTCGGCCTACGCCTTTACCAGTCTGGGTACACTGCAAGGTCTTCAGCAGACCGGCAACGTGACTGGCTACCAGCTGCGGCTGCACGACCCCGAGCAGGCCCGCGAGGTGGGGATGGCGCTGACCGGGAGCCAGCCCTACGCGGCGCTGCCCTGGCAGGACATCTACGGCACGCTGCTCGACCAGCTCGCACTGCAAAAGCGGGTCATCGCCTTCGTGGTGTTCCTGATCGTGATCGTGGCGGCCTTCGGCATCGCCAACGTGCTCACGCTCGCCGTGTTCGAGAAGACGCAGGAAATCGCCATTCTGCGGGCCATCGGGGCGACGCAGGGCGTCATCGTGCGGACCTTCGTGACCGAGGGCATGGTGCTGGGCCTGACCGGGCTCGCCCTCGGCAACCTGCTGGGACTGGGCATTGCCGCGTACTTCACGGTGCGGCCCTTTCAGTTGCCGGGCGACCTGTACTTCATCACCGCGCTGCCGGTGCAGGTGCGCTGGCAGGATTTGCTGTGGGTCAATGCCGTGGGGCTGGTGACCACGCTGCTCGCCGCGCTGATTCCGGCCCGGCGGGCGGCGGGCATCGAGCCGGCGCGGGTGCTGCGCTGA
- a CDS encoding 3D domain-containing protein, translated as MSNPLKFVLSAAALSLLSLTTATAQFATPEGQSTFTPAVTAEIPAATPVVSDLLGASRGAGRSLVIKATAYNSLSSQTDGTPHITATGTRTRPGVVALSRDLLRVFPYGTRVTIQDLSGRYNFAGRVFIVEDTMHPRKTNQVDIWMPTYRDAISFGTSTVRITALR; from the coding sequence ATGTCGAACCCCCTGAAGTTTGTGCTGTCTGCTGCCGCCCTGAGTCTGCTGTCCCTGACCACCGCCACCGCGCAGTTCGCCACGCCGGAAGGCCAAAGCACCTTTACGCCCGCTGTGACCGCCGAAATCCCCGCCGCGACCCCGGTCGTCAGTGACCTGCTCGGCGCCTCGCGCGGTGCGGGCCGCAGCCTGGTCATTAAGGCAACGGCGTACAACAGCCTGTCGAGCCAGACCGACGGCACCCCCCACATCACCGCCACCGGCACCCGCACCCGCCCCGGCGTGGTGGCGCTGTCGCGTGACCTGCTGCGCGTGTTTCCCTACGGCACCCGCGTGACCATTCAGGACCTCTCGGGCCGCTACAACTTCGCCGGACGCGTGTTCATCGTCGAAGACACCATGCACCCCCGCAAGACCAATCAGGTGGACATCTGGATGCCCACCTACCGCGACGCCATCAGCTTCGGCACCAGCACGGTGCGGATTACCGCTCTGCGCTGA